A portion of the Bactrocera neohumeralis isolate Rockhampton chromosome 2, APGP_CSIRO_Bneo_wtdbg2-racon-allhic-juicebox.fasta_v2, whole genome shotgun sequence genome contains these proteins:
- the LOC126750768 gene encoding uncharacterized protein LOC126750768: MCHRRRSKELHTVLLLLLCISDTLATLSLPLSKREMPEGGAERVLSRKRRYVAFPEGSSLAASICMTVGVIGNPNTEWLSWAENWGVAYDLPNYAWVKEHTRGFKKDMDANKTKAMAMRRSRRDLFGKLETIIENMGFTGHECIARALCESSKYLNVESQKRGNMLTEIVKTVFSFPTDPVYDDEPDIMHHYDRIYRRARREVLDCSVEHSQCRFSLLEMIFGKYSITPAKESPQLLSGLHKGRGFM; encoded by the exons ATGTGCCACCGCCGCCGCAGCAAGGAGTTGCACACAGTTTTATTGTTACTGCTGTGTATCAGCGACACGCTCGCCACGCTCAGTCTGCCGCTTTCAAAGCGCGAGATGCCAGAAGGTGGCGCCGAGAGGGTGTTATCGCGCAAGAGGCGTTATGTAGCCTTTCCAGAGGGCTCTTCTTTGGCG gcCTCCATTTGTATGACCGTCGGTGTTATTGGCAATCCGAACACGGAATGGCTGAGTTGGGCCGAAAATTGGGGTGTGGCTTACGATCTGCCCAATTACGCTTGGGTGAAGGAGCATACGCGTGGCTTTAAGAAAGACATGGATGCCAATAAAACGAAAGCGATGGCCATGCGTCGCTCGAGACGTGATTTATTCGGCAAGCTCGAAACAATTATTGAGAA CATGGGCTTCACCGGACATGAATGCATTGCTCGTGCACTTTGCGAGTCGTCGAAGTACTTGAATGTCGAGAGTCAGAAGCGCGGGAATATGTTAACGGAAATTGTAAAGACCGTATTCAG CTTCCCAACTGATCCAGTGTATGATGACGAACCGGATATAATGCATCACTATGATCGTATATATAGAAGAGCACGTCGCGAGGTACTTGATTGTAGTGTGGAGCATTCGCAATGCCGTTTTTCCTTATTGGAAATGATCTTTGGCAAATACTCCATAACGCCAGCAAAAGAAAGCCCACAATTGTTGTCGGGTCTGCATAAAGGACGCGGCTTTATGTAA